A stretch of [Clostridium] scindens DNA encodes these proteins:
- the thiM gene encoding hydroxyethylthiazole kinase, with protein sequence MLGKCLDNVRKTMPLVHNITNYVTVNDVANVLLACGGSPIMSDEPEDVQDITAICGGLNINIGTLNKRTIEGMFVAGHKANELGHMVLLDPVGAGASALRTNTAVRLMEELHLDVIRGNISEIKTLALGSGTTKGVDADVADAVTEENLDEAVAFAKEFAKTSGSIAAITGAIDLVSDGQECYVIRNGRPEMGKITGTGCQLSGLMTAFLVANPDQKLKAAAAAVCAMGLAGEIGWNLMQEGDGNSTYRNRIIDAIYHMDMETLDKGAKYEVR encoded by the coding sequence ATGCTGGGAAAGTGTTTGGACAATGTAAGAAAGACGATGCCGCTGGTACATAATATTACCAATTATGTGACGGTCAATGATGTCGCAAATGTGCTGCTTGCCTGCGGGGGAAGCCCGATCATGTCCGATGAGCCGGAGGATGTTCAGGATATTACTGCCATCTGCGGCGGATTGAATATTAATATCGGCACATTGAATAAAAGAACGATAGAAGGCATGTTCGTGGCTGGCCATAAGGCCAATGAATTGGGCCATATGGTGCTTCTTGACCCTGTGGGGGCAGGTGCCAGCGCGCTTCGCACCAATACGGCTGTAAGACTGATGGAGGAACTTCATCTGGACGTCATCCGAGGCAATATCTCGGAGATCAAGACGCTGGCTCTTGGAAGCGGTACCACCAAAGGCGTGGATGCCGATGTGGCGGATGCAGTGACAGAGGAAAATCTGGACGAAGCCGTTGCGTTTGCCAAGGAATTTGCGAAGACATCCGGATCCATCGCAGCAATTACGGGAGCCATCGATCTGGTCAGCGACGGACAGGAGTGCTATGTGATCCGCAATGGCCGTCCGGAGATGGGGAAGATTACCGGCACCGGCTGCCAGCTCTCGGGGCTGATGACTGCTTTTCTAGTGGCCAATCCCGACCAGAAGCTAAAGGCTGCGGCTGCCGCGGTCTGCGCAATGGGACTTGCAGGAGAGATCGGATGGAATTTAATGCAGGAAGGAGACGGCAATTCCACGTACCGGAACCGGATCATCGACGCGATATACCATATGGATATGGAGACTTTGGATAAAGGAGCAAAATATGAAGTGCGATAA
- the thiE gene encoding thiamine phosphate synthase — MKCDKKDLLLYAVTDRHWLNGRTLYSQVEEALKGGATFIQLREKELDEEHFLEEAKEIKELCRRYQVPFVINDNVEIALAVDADGVHVGQSDMEAGDVRAKLGPDKMIGVSAQTVEQAVMAEQNGADYLGVGAVFPTGSKADALEVSHDTLKAICKAVKIPVIAIGGISKENILELSGSGVCGIAVISAIFAKDDIEEAARELRGLTEKMVTA; from the coding sequence ATGAAGTGCGATAAGAAAGACCTATTATTATACGCTGTGACGGACAGGCATTGGCTGAACGGCAGGACGCTATACAGCCAGGTGGAGGAAGCGCTAAAAGGAGGCGCCACCTTCATCCAGTTAAGGGAGAAGGAACTGGATGAGGAGCATTTTCTGGAAGAAGCCAAAGAAATCAAAGAACTGTGCAGACGCTATCAAGTTCCGTTCGTCATCAATGACAATGTGGAGATTGCCCTGGCAGTAGATGCGGATGGCGTGCATGTTGGGCAGAGCGATATGGAAGCCGGGGATGTGCGGGCCAAACTGGGGCCGGACAAGATGATCGGCGTCTCCGCCCAGACGGTAGAGCAGGCGGTGATGGCAGAGCAAAATGGCGCCGATTATCTGGGAGTTGGCGCGGTGTTCCCGACCGGCTCGAAAGCAGATGCTCTGGAAGTTAGCCACGATACGCTGAAAGCCATCTGCAAGGCGGTAAAGATACCAGTCATAGCTATCGGCGGGATCAGCAAGGAGAATATTCTGGAACTCTCCGGCAGCGGGGTCTGCGGCATTGCCGTCATCAGCGCGATTTTTGCAAAGGATGATATAGAAGAAGCGGCCAGGGAATTAAGGGGCCTGACAGAGAAGATGGTAACCGCATGA
- a CDS encoding HAD family hydrolase produces the protein MIRGAIFDVDGTLLDSMAIWEDAGARYLKGLGIQAQEDLGKLLFPMSLQEGAAYMKDRYDLKLSVSQIIEGVGDTVRDYYFYEAPLKNGAANFLGKLSRKDIPMAVATSSELEHIEAAFKRLNVNQYFQKIFTCSQVGAGKSRPDIYFAAGRYLGTEPRETYVFEDVLHAIETADKAGFKTVGVYDRFSELKQEEIRKHSDIYLEDLTDFQTFWEYASR, from the coding sequence ATGATAAGAGGCGCGATATTTGACGTAGACGGGACGCTTCTTGATTCCATGGCAATCTGGGAAGATGCGGGAGCCAGGTATCTGAAAGGGCTTGGCATCCAGGCTCAGGAAGATTTGGGGAAACTTTTATTTCCCATGAGCCTTCAGGAAGGGGCTGCCTACATGAAGGACAGGTATGACCTGAAACTTAGCGTAAGCCAGATTATCGAAGGAGTCGGGGATACGGTAAGAGACTACTACTTTTATGAGGCTCCTCTAAAGAACGGGGCAGCCAATTTTTTGGGGAAATTGTCAAGAAAAGATATTCCCATGGCGGTGGCAACATCCAGCGAGTTGGAGCATATTGAAGCGGCATTTAAAAGACTGAATGTGAATCAATATTTTCAGAAGATTTTTACCTGCTCCCAGGTGGGCGCAGGCAAGAGCAGACCGGATATCTACTTTGCGGCCGGCAGGTATCTGGGGACAGAGCCCCGGGAGACCTATGTGTTCGAAGATGTGCTTCATGCCATCGAGACGGCGGATAAAGCCGGCTTCAAGACGGTGGGCGTATACGATAGATTCAGCGAATTGAAGCAGGAGGAGATCCGAAAGCACTCGGATATTTATCTTGAGGACTTGACCGATTTTCAGACATTTTGGGAATATGCATCCAGGTGA
- the thiD gene encoding bifunctional hydroxymethylpyrimidine kinase/phosphomethylpyrimidine kinase has translation MRTALTIAGSDSSGGAGIQADIKTMIANGVYAMSAITALTAQNTTGVTGIMEVTPDFLAEQLDDIFTDIYPDAVKIGMVSASPLIRIIAEKLKVYKADKIVVDPVMVATSGSRLISDEAIETLKECLLPMASVLTPNIPEAEVLSGLAIETQEDMVAAAGAISRTYSCAVLLKGGHQINDANDLLYREDSYKWFNGRRIDNPNTHGTGCTLSSAIASNLAKGFDLDASVERAKAYISGALSAMLDLGRGSGPMDHGFALTGEFIQEKEERIAPDSNKGEAC, from the coding sequence ATGAGAACAGCATTAACAATCGCTGGGAGCGATTCCAGCGGAGGCGCCGGCATCCAGGCAGATATCAAGACGATGATCGCAAATGGCGTATATGCCATGAGCGCGATCACAGCTTTAACTGCGCAGAATACTACCGGCGTGACAGGCATTATGGAGGTGACTCCAGATTTTTTAGCAGAACAGTTAGATGATATTTTTACGGATATCTACCCAGATGCGGTTAAGATAGGAATGGTATCGGCAAGCCCACTGATCCGCATCATCGCGGAAAAGTTAAAAGTTTACAAGGCAGACAAGATTGTCGTGGATCCGGTCATGGTTGCCACCAGCGGATCCAGGCTGATCAGTGACGAGGCGATTGAGACGTTGAAAGAGTGCCTGCTTCCGATGGCAAGCGTGCTGACGCCCAACATACCGGAGGCAGAAGTGCTGTCCGGCCTGGCAATTGAGACGCAGGAAGACATGGTGGCTGCGGCGGGAGCCATCAGCAGGACCTATTCCTGCGCGGTCCTTCTAAAAGGAGGCCATCAGATCAATGATGCCAATGACCTTCTGTACCGGGAAGATTCTTATAAATGGTTCAATGGCAGGCGCATAGATAACCCGAATACCCACGGCACGGGCTGCACGCTTTCAAGCGCCATCGCCTCGAATCTGGCGAAAGGATTTGACCTTGACGCCTCTGTAGAACGTGCCAAGGCGTATATATCCGGCGCGCTGAGCGCGATGCTTGACCTGGGACGGGGAAGCGGCCCGATGGATCACGGATTTGCCCTGACGGGAGAGTTTATCCAGGAGAAGGAAGAGAGAATTGCTCCTGATTCAAACAAAGGGGAGGCGTGCTAG
- the cytX gene encoding putative hydroxymethylpyrimidine transporter CytX, protein MEEKRTSIFENGLIWFGAGVSIAEILTGTYLAPLGFKRGLAAIVLGHIIGCVMLFLAGVIGGKARRSAMETVKMSFGQKGSLLFSVLNVLQLVGWTAIMIYDGALAANGVVRTGRWAWCLVIGILIILWIMIGITNLGKVNAFAMTALFILTLILCKVIFFDSGAIGMAADDSMTFGAAVELSVAMPLSWLPLIGDYTREAREPVKATAASAIVYGLVSCWMYVIGMGAAIYTGEYDIAQIMLKAGLGIAGLLIIVFSTVTTTFLDAYSAGISSESIIARWNGKHVAVIVTVIGTIAAIVYPMDNITDFLYLIGSVFAPMIAIQIADFFLLKRDSSKDRANIPNLLVWAVGFAIYRILMHIDMPVGNTLPDMVITILLCLIVSRILKQKK, encoded by the coding sequence ATGGAAGAAAAGCGTACCTCTATATTTGAAAATGGACTGATCTGGTTTGGCGCAGGGGTATCAATTGCGGAGATTCTTACGGGTACCTATCTTGCGCCGCTGGGATTTAAAAGAGGACTGGCGGCTATCGTCCTTGGCCATATCATTGGATGCGTCATGCTGTTTCTGGCGGGCGTGATTGGAGGCAAGGCCAGACGAAGCGCCATGGAGACCGTGAAGATGAGCTTCGGCCAGAAAGGAAGCCTTCTGTTCTCTGTTCTGAATGTATTGCAGCTGGTGGGCTGGACGGCCATCATGATCTACGATGGAGCGCTGGCGGCGAACGGCGTGGTCCGTACCGGCAGATGGGCATGGTGCCTGGTCATCGGCATTCTGATCATTCTCTGGATCATGATTGGGATCACCAATCTTGGGAAAGTCAATGCCTTTGCCATGACAGCGCTCTTTATTCTGACGCTGATTCTGTGCAAGGTGATCTTCTTTGACAGTGGTGCCATAGGCATGGCCGCCGATGACAGCATGACCTTCGGAGCGGCAGTGGAACTGTCTGTTGCCATGCCCCTATCCTGGCTTCCGCTGATCGGCGATTACACCAGGGAGGCCAGGGAGCCTGTAAAGGCGACGGCGGCAAGCGCTATCGTATATGGGCTTGTCAGCTGCTGGATGTACGTGATTGGAATGGGGGCCGCGATCTATACGGGAGAGTATGATATTGCTCAGATTATGCTGAAGGCGGGACTTGGCATTGCAGGCCTTCTGATCATCGTGTTCTCCACGGTCACCACAACCTTTCTGGATGCATATTCCGCCGGAATATCCAGCGAATCTATCATCGCCAGGTGGAACGGAAAGCATGTGGCTGTCATTGTGACGGTGATCGGAACGATTGCGGCTATCGTGTATCCGATGGACAATATCACGGACTTCCTGTATTTGATAGGCTCTGTGTTCGCGCCGATGATCGCCATCCAGATCGCGGACTTCTTCCTTTTGAAAAGGGACAGCAGCAAAGATCGGGCCAATATCCCCAACCTGCTGGTATGGGCTGTGGGATTTGCTATATACAGGATTCTGATGCACATAGATATGCCGGTAGGCAATACACTTCCGGATATGGTAATCACCATTCTTCTGTGCCTGATCGTAAGCAGGATTCTGAAGCAGAAAAAGTAG
- a CDS encoding helix-turn-helix domain-containing protein has product MSLGKNIASRRKSQNFSQEDIATLVGVSRQAVSKWEKDLSSPSTENIIRLAEILRVSVEELTGGRPAAAGRDREDRSVYRVSDSRYLWLLIKDRLFIRLANPVLIFLYLETWQTMYQLAYIGMLKRNLLWLSIYSFGILLFILEGAAAVYIAARRRVILGGESLELSEEGIVVVDMSYRKKADIHWREVKRVKESRHYYFLILEGRRFLPIPRQDMTEAQESLLKKHARRVRGIKLRIVIAAFWIFVTACGTFAVGRCMVNLNGKLAWKIQEAKTDKKVRLKEKNFYKTGLSGIMDRVQTKVELMPHLMTENVDIIFKKDGEIESIYAFIYGYDMDYKLRTTYLVSYEPQTDKRMLIHTQDWTGVDKSEQKEYDPDNDMEILFQMAENINVQDVVRQWDEERYGFYYKGIASWGYLGAADGIRYIDQKGKVTLPADYSSVEVKGPSLSIYCPDKKEERTPIRFVYAPSETM; this is encoded by the coding sequence ATGTCGCTAGGAAAAAATATCGCATCCAGGAGAAAGAGCCAGAATTTTTCGCAGGAAGACATTGCGACTCTGGTGGGCGTAAGCCGGCAGGCAGTCTCCAAGTGGGAGAAGGATCTGTCAAGCCCCAGCACGGAGAATATCATACGTCTGGCGGAGATTCTTCGGGTATCCGTTGAAGAACTGACGGGTGGCCGCCCGGCGGCAGCAGGCAGAGACAGAGAAGACAGGAGCGTGTACCGTGTATCAGACAGTAGATATCTGTGGCTTCTGATCAAAGACCGGTTATTCATCAGGCTGGCCAACCCGGTGCTGATATTCTTGTATCTGGAAACATGGCAGACCATGTACCAGTTAGCCTATATCGGAATGCTGAAAAGGAATCTTTTATGGCTGTCCATCTATTCTTTCGGAATATTGCTGTTTATCCTGGAAGGGGCAGCCGCTGTCTATATTGCGGCAAGACGCCGGGTGATCCTTGGCGGGGAATCCCTGGAACTGTCGGAAGAGGGTATCGTCGTGGTGGACATGTCCTACCGCAAGAAGGCGGACATCCACTGGCGGGAAGTAAAGCGGGTAAAGGAAAGCAGGCATTATTATTTCCTTATCCTGGAAGGGCGGCGTTTTCTGCCAATTCCCAGGCAGGATATGACAGAGGCCCAGGAGAGTCTGCTGAAAAAGCATGCCAGGCGCGTCCGGGGCATAAAGCTGCGCATCGTGATTGCAGCATTCTGGATATTCGTAACAGCATGCGGCACCTTTGCCGTAGGAAGGTGCATGGTGAATCTCAATGGAAAGCTTGCCTGGAAGATTCAGGAGGCAAAGACGGACAAAAAGGTAAGGCTTAAGGAAAAGAACTTTTACAAAACCGGGCTTTCAGGAATTATGGATAGGGTGCAAACGAAAGTAGAACTGATGCCTCACCTTATGACCGAGAATGTGGATATTATATTTAAGAAAGATGGAGAGATTGAAAGCATCTATGCCTTCATCTATGGATACGATATGGACTATAAGCTCAGGACTACGTATCTGGTATCCTACGAGCCGCAGACAGACAAGCGGATGCTGATACACACTCAAGACTGGACGGGAGTCGATAAGAGCGAGCAGAAAGAATACGATCCGGACAATGATATGGAGATACTCTTTCAAATGGCGGAGAATATTAATGTCCAGGATGTAGTAAGGCAGTGGGATGAAGAGCGTTACGGATTCTATTATAAAGGAATTGCATCCTGGGGATATCTGGGAGCGGCGGATGGCATCCGCTATATCGACCAGAAAGGAAAGGTTACGCTGCCTGCCGATTATTCAAGCGTGGAAGTGAAGGGGCCAAGCCTCTCCATCTACTGTCCAGATAAGAAGGAAGAACGGACGCCCATCCGATTTGTCTATGCACCGTCGGAAACCATGTAA
- a CDS encoding WD40/YVTN/BNR-like repeat-containing protein: MSKYRKMAGVIALCVCAAVLCTGCRYQFFEQIPVIGKLFKDGQDVKPGYTDSGQYDLPAALKKAKRPESFNENVINEIKKLTPLEESDVIVTEDRYESKDVQSMEIPKNPYEVLAADPDDYAAAAATMLERYFASYLYEDTETIDEPNIPKEKYYSYIEVQWSRPLAGSREEFAVAAAVKIHDVNPEDTIYTEFGEIGNDNAIHCNLTVYGEQAKDYTFNLKGIAQTEDVINAIEEKFQPVRAEATPVSPDRYKIEGETLSISYDNGVTWKSVPIMMDQLFGEDPQTDRTSLLSGSYYIAPDKTFFVYGGREKMPVTMTVSEDAGETWTNKEVLDHPGVRRSYAGMSGDGSFIYALMCVDKTMGSEATVLSVSKDMGNTWTAKKPIDDFMTFLVNGFTFFDSMNGMAAVTDHEMLDFKRTKDGGNTWEEVRMDPPAEGWTMVYAPQKENDTWIFYVGQDGYEEMAGVLYKYISTDMGETWENTGRVIL, encoded by the coding sequence ATGAGCAAGTACAGAAAAATGGCAGGAGTCATAGCCTTATGCGTCTGTGCCGCGGTGCTGTGCACGGGATGCAGGTATCAATTTTTTGAGCAGATTCCGGTAATTGGAAAACTGTTTAAAGATGGGCAGGATGTGAAGCCGGGCTACACGGATTCAGGACAGTATGACCTGCCGGCAGCCCTCAAAAAGGCAAAGCGTCCCGAGTCTTTTAACGAAAATGTTATTAACGAAATAAAAAAATTGACACCTTTGGAGGAGTCGGATGTCATTGTGACAGAAGACCGCTATGAGAGCAAAGATGTGCAGTCTATGGAGATTCCGAAGAACCCATACGAGGTTCTGGCTGCGGATCCGGATGACTATGCAGCCGCTGCTGCTACCATGCTGGAGCGGTATTTTGCCTCCTATCTCTATGAAGATACAGAAACTATTGACGAGCCGAATATTCCAAAGGAGAAGTATTACTCTTATATCGAGGTGCAATGGTCCAGGCCGCTGGCCGGAAGCAGGGAGGAATTTGCTGTTGCTGCCGCAGTCAAGATCCACGATGTAAATCCGGAGGATACCATATATACGGAATTTGGGGAAATCGGCAATGACAATGCCATACACTGCAACCTTACGGTATATGGCGAACAGGCTAAGGATTATACCTTTAATCTGAAAGGAATCGCGCAGACGGAGGATGTAATAAACGCTATTGAAGAAAAGTTCCAGCCTGTCCGGGCAGAGGCGACTCCTGTTTCGCCGGACCGGTATAAGATAGAGGGAGAGACTCTGTCCATTTCCTATGACAACGGAGTTACCTGGAAAAGCGTTCCTATCATGATGGATCAGTTGTTCGGGGAAGATCCTCAGACAGATCGGACCTCTCTTTTAAGCGGCAGTTATTATATTGCGCCAGATAAGACCTTTTTCGTCTACGGAGGACGGGAAAAAATGCCGGTCACCATGACCGTGTCGGAGGATGCCGGTGAGACATGGACCAACAAGGAAGTGCTGGATCACCCCGGCGTTAGACGTAGTTATGCAGGGATGAGCGGGGATGGCAGTTTTATCTATGCGCTGATGTGCGTGGATAAGACCATGGGGTCCGAAGCGACCGTACTCTCTGTCAGCAAGGACATGGGAAACACATGGACAGCCAAAAAGCCGATCGATGATTTTATGACGTTCCTAGTAAATGGCTTTACCTTCTTTGACAGCATGAATGGAATGGCGGCGGTCACGGACCATGAAATGCTGGACTTTAAGAGGACAAAAGACGGAGGGAATACCTGGGAGGAAGTACGTATGGATCCTCCGGCAGAGGGGTGGACCATGGTTTATGCCCCGCAGAAAGAAAATGATACATGGATATTCTACGTAGGGCAGGATGGATACGAAGAAATGGCGGGCGTATTATACAAGTATATCAGCACGGATATGGGAGAGACTTGGGAAAATACGGGAAGGGTAATATTGTAG
- the abc-f gene encoding ribosomal protection-like ABC-F family protein, protein MALIDVVDLSFAYEGSYDNVFEHVSFQIDTDWKLGFVGRNGRGKTTFLNLLLGNYEYQGRISSNMEFAYFPYEAKDKRRMTIEILEEICPGFEQWRIYRELNLLEVAAEVLFRPFETLSHGERTKVMLAVLFAGEDRFLLIDEPTNHLDMEARDKVARYLNSKKGFILVSHDRRFLDACVDHILSINKMDIEVQKGTFSSWYANKEAKDQQEMEQNEKLKKEVRRLSRAARRSGEWSDKVENSKKGQRVAGLRPDRGHIGHQAAKMMKRSKVLEGRRQQAVEEKSRLLKNIDTAEELRLYPLEYHTDRLAEFKNVSISYDGRNVCEGVNFEVRRGERICLRGRNGCGKSSILKMILGEKIPYTGETQVGTGIKISYVPQDASFLQGSLEDMALEYDLDESLFKAMLRKLDLERSQFDKDIGQYSAGQKKKVLLARSLCQRAHLYIWDEPLNYIDVLSRIQIEQLLMAYKPAMIFVEHDAAFCEKVATKQVRIGNLGGE, encoded by the coding sequence ATGGCATTGATAGATGTAGTAGATTTAAGCTTCGCCTATGAGGGAAGTTATGATAACGTATTTGAACATGTGTCGTTCCAGATAGACACGGACTGGAAATTAGGATTTGTTGGGCGTAACGGGCGCGGGAAGACGACATTTTTGAATCTGCTTTTGGGAAACTACGAATATCAGGGGAGGATATCTTCCAATATGGAATTTGCGTATTTTCCATATGAAGCAAAGGATAAAAGGCGTATGACGATCGAGATTTTAGAAGAGATCTGCCCCGGCTTTGAACAATGGCGGATTTACCGGGAACTGAATCTGCTGGAGGTGGCAGCAGAGGTCTTATTCCGCCCTTTTGAAACGCTAAGCCACGGCGAACGGACAAAAGTTATGCTGGCCGTGTTATTTGCAGGCGAGGATCGATTCCTTCTGATCGATGAGCCGACCAACCATCTGGATATGGAAGCAAGGGATAAGGTGGCCCGGTATTTGAACAGCAAGAAAGGATTTATCCTGGTATCCCATGACCGCAGGTTCCTGGATGCCTGCGTGGATCATATCCTTTCCATCAACAAGATGGATATTGAGGTGCAGAAGGGAACTTTTAGTTCCTGGTATGCCAATAAAGAGGCAAAAGACCAGCAGGAGATGGAACAAAATGAAAAATTGAAAAAAGAAGTCCGACGGTTAAGCCGGGCTGCCAGACGCTCCGGGGAATGGTCTGACAAAGTGGAGAATAGTAAAAAGGGCCAGCGGGTAGCAGGCCTCAGGCCGGATAGGGGGCATATCGGACATCAGGCTGCGAAGATGATGAAGCGCTCCAAGGTATTAGAAGGCCGTAGGCAGCAGGCGGTTGAGGAGAAGTCCCGGCTGCTTAAAAATATTGATACCGCTGAAGAACTCAGACTCTATCCCCTGGAATATCATACGGACCGGCTGGCAGAATTTAAGAATGTGTCAATCTCTTACGATGGACGAAACGTATGCGAAGGCGTGAACTTCGAAGTAAGACGCGGGGAAAGGATCTGTCTGAGAGGAAGAAATGGATGTGGAAAATCCAGCATCCTGAAGATGATTCTGGGAGAAAAGATTCCATACACCGGAGAAACGCAGGTCGGAACAGGAATAAAGATATCTTATGTTCCCCAGGATGCTTCATTCTTGCAGGGAAGCCTGGAAGATATGGCGCTGGAATATGATCTGGATGAAAGCCTGTTTAAGGCAATGCTGAGGAAGTTGGATCTGGAAAGGAGCCAGTTTGATAAGGATATCGGGCAGTACAGCGCTGGACAGAAGAAGAAGGTGCTGCTCGCAAGAAGCCTCTGCCAGAGAGCCCACCTGTACATCTGGGATGAGCCTCTTAACTACATTGACGTTCTCTCCAGAATACAGATCGAGCAGCTGCTGATGGCATATAAGCCTGCTATGATCTTCGTGGAGCACGATGCGGCATTCTGCGAGAAGGTGGCTACGAAGCAAGTACGGATAGGCAATCTTGGGGGCGAATAA
- a CDS encoding replication-associated recombination protein A yields MEQMSLFDDRQASAPLASRLRPSSLEDFVGQEHLLGKGRMLRQLIERDQISSMIFWGPPGVGKTTLASIIAGRTKADFINFSAVTSGIKEIKEVMRQAEESRCMGIRTVLFVDEIHRFNKAQQDAFLPFVEKGSIVLIGATTENPSFEVNAALLSRCRVFVLKALEETDLVKLLTNALNSPAGLKDQNVRITQQQLKAIAAFANGDARTALNILEMAVLNGEITADGMTVTNEGLEQCISKKSLLYDKNGEEHYNLISALHKSMRNSDPDAAIYWMCRMLEGGENPLYIARRLIRFASEDIGMADSHALQVAVAAYQACHFLGMPECDVHLTHAVTYLSMAPKSNALYMACEACKKDVKNLRAQPVPLQIRNAPTSLMKELDYGKGYEYAHDTEEKLTHMQCMPEGMEDRKYYRPTTQGEEERVKERLEAIEAWRRS; encoded by the coding sequence ATGGAACAGATGTCCTTGTTTGACGACCGGCAGGCCAGCGCGCCGCTGGCAAGCCGATTAAGGCCCTCTTCTTTGGAAGACTTCGTGGGCCAGGAGCACCTTCTTGGGAAGGGAAGGATGTTAAGACAGCTGATCGAGCGAGACCAGATATCTTCCATGATATTCTGGGGGCCGCCCGGCGTAGGAAAGACGACGCTTGCCAGTATCATAGCCGGACGCACGAAGGCGGATTTTATCAATTTCAGCGCAGTCACCAGCGGAATCAAGGAGATCAAGGAGGTCATGAGGCAGGCGGAGGAAAGCCGCTGCATGGGGATTCGAACCGTACTATTCGTCGATGAGATTCACCGGTTCAATAAGGCCCAGCAGGATGCCTTCCTTCCATTTGTGGAAAAAGGGAGCATCGTCCTGATCGGCGCCACTACAGAGAATCCCTCCTTTGAAGTGAATGCGGCGCTTCTTTCCAGGTGCCGGGTATTCGTGCTGAAGGCTTTGGAAGAGACGGATTTGGTAAAATTATTGACCAATGCCCTGAATAGCCCGGCGGGCCTAAAAGACCAGAATGTCCGGATTACGCAGCAGCAGCTTAAGGCCATTGCGGCGTTTGCCAACGGGGATGCCAGAACGGCGCTGAATATTCTGGAGATGGCGGTGCTTAACGGCGAGATCACGGCAGATGGCATGACGGTTACCAATGAAGGACTGGAGCAGTGCATCAGCAAGAAGTCCCTTTTATATGATAAAAATGGTGAAGAACATTATAACTTGATTTCGGCGCTTCACAAGTCCATGCGTAACAGCGACCCGGATGCAGCCATCTACTGGATGTGCCGCATGCTGGAGGGAGGGGAGAATCCCCTGTATATCGCGAGAAGGCTGATCCGTTTTGCAAGCGAGGATATTGGAATGGCGGACAGCCATGCTCTTCAGGTGGCAGTTGCGGCCTATCAGGCGTGTCATTTTCTGGGAATGCCGGAGTGCGATGTGCACCTGACCCATGCAGTCACCTATCTGTCCATGGCGCCCAAGTCCAATGCCCTCTATATGGCGTGCGAGGCATGCAAGAAGGATGTGAAGAATCTGCGTGCCCAGCCGGTTCCGCTACAGATTCGCAATGCGCCTACCAGCCTGATGAAGGAACTGGACTATGGGAAAGGCTATGAATATGCCCACGATACAGAAGAGAAGCTTACGCATATGCAGTGCATGCCTGAAGGAATGGAAGACAGGAAATACTACCGGCCTACCACGCAGGGAGAAGAAGAAAGGGTAAAGGAACGGCTGGAAGCAATCGAGGCATGGCGCAGAAGTTAA
- a CDS encoding MGMT family protein, whose protein sequence is MKEEKSAFERIYDIIREIPEGKVASYGQVAELAGNRRWARVVGYALHAVPEDSELPCHRVVTKDGNVSCAFSGGICNRQMELLKKEGVGFIDDHVDMRRFQWSKRLF, encoded by the coding sequence ATGAAAGAGGAAAAAAGCGCATTTGAGAGAATCTACGATATTATCCGGGAGATTCCCGAAGGAAAGGTGGCTTCCTATGGACAGGTAGCAGAACTTGCGGGAAACCGCCGGTGGGCACGGGTGGTAGGCTATGCCCTTCATGCTGTGCCAGAAGACAGCGAACTTCCCTGCCACCGGGTGGTAACTAAGGATGGTAATGTATCCTGCGCCTTTAGCGGGGGCATCTGCAACCGGCAGATGGAATTGCTGAAAAAAGAAGGGGTAGGATTTATAGACGATCATGTGGATATGCGACGCTTTCAATGGTCGAAGCGCCTATTCTGA